From the Prunus dulcis chromosome 4, ALMONDv2, whole genome shotgun sequence genome, one window contains:
- the LOC117624105 gene encoding uncharacterized protein LOC117624105: MERESHDATVIHSSIALLQERFRQLQRVKAMREEREILRMLALCDSEPKHKQLLMMMKMSTSNPIPTVHNKPAAERLFFHPDHHDLIQPHGHGSSESGISVSLWPALQSKHEDYILYRSTETPLLINLWPSVTDTPSLDTCSNKFQGSDCDSDVDTSLHL, encoded by the coding sequence ATGGAGAGGGAAAGCCATGATGCCACAGTCATTCATTCCTCCATAGCTCTATTGCAGGAAAGGTTTCGGCAGCTGCAGAGAGTGAAGGCaatgagagaggagagagagattttgagAATGCTAGCTCTCTGTGACTCAGAACCAAAGCATAAGCagttgttgatgatgatgaagatgagtACTAGCAATCCCATTCCCACCGTGCATAACAAGCCGGCCGCGGAAAGGTTGTTTTTCCATCCTGATCACCATGATCTTATTCAGCCTCATGGTCATGGATCATCAGAATCCGGAATTTCTGTGTCCCTGTGGCCAGCACTGCAGAGCAAGCATGAGGATTATATACTGTATAGGAGCACTGAGACCCCGCTGTTGATCAACCTATGGCCTTCAGTCACAGATACCCCTTCGTTAGACACTTGTTCAAATAAATTCCAAGGTTCCGATTGCGACTCTGATGTGGATACTTCTCTTCATCTGTAA